The sequence ATCATATCAAACCTATATACCTCCAAAGTGTCTGTTACTTAGATCTCTGTACTTGTATAAAGTTTCCAAAGGTTTGATGGCAGTATCATAAAGTCTTTTTAGATCCCTGAGAATGATATCAGCCGCTTTTGCGATTGCTTTCTCTTTCACTTCGTTATCTTCGTCTAActtcaaaatttggttgatgTGATCACGTGGCCTCAGATTTTGGGGAACTTCAATTTCTTGAATCAACTCCTCCTCTGGCATGGATTCAGCCTCTTCACTTTCATCACTATTGTGTTTAGTTTCTTCATCAGATTTCCCTCCTTCCGAATCACCCTCACCAGCTTCCCTTTGACTTCGGGTTTTAGCCCCTTCTTTCTCTTTTACAGATTCTTCAACTTCTTTggattctttagaatctttaactTCTTCTATACTATCTGCAGACTCTTCTTGATATTCAGCTTCAGATTTTCCATCGCCTTCTTCTGACTTTTCATCCTTGTCCTTTTCATCAGAATCTGGATTGTCTTCTACACTCGTTGACTTATCTTCCGGAGCATTTTCCTTTGAATCTGCTTCGATGGAATCAGcagtaaattttttggaatcatcATCATCTGCCTTTGAATCGGCATCATCCTCTTTCTTCTCTCCAGATTCTTCTTGGTCTTTCTCCCTAGAATCTACCTCGGCTTCTGAACCTTCTGTTGAATCCTTTTCTGCAGCTTCTTTAGAATCTTCAGCCTCTTTAGAATCTTCGGCACCTTCTTTAGACTCTTCAGTACCTTCTTTAGACTCTTCAGTACTTTCATTAAAGTCTTCTACTACGTTCGTTTCCACCGATCCCTCGTCTTTCTCTTCGGATTTTTCTTCTTCAGATGCATCTGGAGATTCaagttaatttaaacaattttaaataagttaaaagaTTATAAGAATTTGTATAATAAGAGTATCTTGATACAAACCATTCTGCTCCACTTCATTATTAGCAATCTCGTTACTGTCGTCATTCGCTTTTTCGCCTTCATCCTCAGCGGagtcgttttcttttttttcagcaCTGTCATATGGACCTTGAGCCTCTTCTTCATTTGTTACCTCAACATTATCTCCAGTATCTTCATTTTCCCGATTATTTTCCTGAGATCCTTCACTTTTGTCTTCCACGCCTTCTTTACTCGTTGATTCGTCACCCTGTGGAAAATTTTCTcaccgagagagagagagagagagaaaaatcaggaggaaaagaatattttagaaCATCGGAACGATTTGAAATCAGGAAAGCTTTTGGTTTTAGAGAGATCAGATATCATCTAAAAGAAGTATGCTctagtttttaagagattttgaagacTCCTTGgaagaattaataatttatgaaCAGAAAGTTGATTTGATAAAGGAAGATTGAAATGATCTTGAAGTTGAttgattgaattaattaaatgaatcgCTGAATCTTACTTGCTCGTTCGATACTTCCGTCCCGGGTCCGTCCTCATTGGCACCTCCCTCGACCTCGGCACTGATCTGCTCGAGAGATCCTTCAAATGAAATATTCTAAAGATCGTTGTGCTCCAGTCAAGTACTCGAAGTGCATCAAGAATTACCTGTGCCGAGATCCTTTAGCGCCTTCTCGATGTATGGCCGACATAAATCTTCCGAGGGTACTGGCTCTATCTCCTCTTCTTCACCTTGCACTCCTAAAAGAACCAATAGCCCTTTATATGACGTATAAAGACCaaaatccaattatttcaaaataatacttttgtaaaagaaatacaatttgaattttctattttaccaATACCTTTCCAGGAGACATTTGGAACGTAGatttacattttgtatttaaaagttgGTATTCCTCAGACAAAATGATGATAAATGTTGACAAATTGTcaatatatttacaattaaaataaaatctgatcatttaattgacttcaaaattaaatcagtATGTGgaaataaataaccaaaaattttaaaagccttCTAATTAATAAGTCTTGCAAATTTAAAGGTCCTAAGTTGAAGTTATccaatttgaaagcttttgaattttaaagaagtccaatatattaaactttttaaaattaaaactaaccaaatagatattttaaatttcaaatttacaaagaaaaatttttcgaaagaCTTCTAATGTAAAAGTGATTATACTTTCAACTGGCATAAAGAGGACATTTTTCACACCTAAAGTTTGAATGGTTcacaaaattaacattaaatacaTCTAAGATTAGATGCGTTACAAATTTAAGGTGTCATCCTGGTGGAAatgatttttcacaataaaatacaataaattaaagtaa comes from Belonocnema kinseyi isolate 2016_QV_RU_SX_M_011 chromosome 5, B_treatae_v1, whole genome shotgun sequence and encodes:
- the LOC117173367 gene encoding sarcalumenin isoform X2; translation: MTGSRMRPAIFVGLFLGLLAIALQGVQGEEEEIEPVPSEDLCRPYIEKALKDLGTGSLEQISAEVEGGANEDGPGTEVSNEQGDESTSKEGVEDKSEGSQENNRENEDTGDNVEVTNEEEAQGPYDSAEKKENDSAEDEGEKANDDSNEIANNEVEQNDASEEEKSEEKDEGSVETNVVEDFNESTEESKEGTEESKEGAEDSKEAEDSKEAAEKDSTEGSEAEVDSREKDQEESGEKKEDDADSKADDDDSKKFTADSIEADSKENAPEDKSTSVEDNPDSDEKDKDEKSEEGDGKSEAEYQEESADSIEEVKDSKESKEVEESVKEKEGAKTRSQREAGEGDSEGGKSDEETKHNSDESEEAESMPEEELIQEIEVPQNLRPRDHINQILKLDEDNEVKEKAIAKAADIILRDLKRLYDTAIKPLETLYKYRDLSNRHFGDPEIFSKPLVLFMGPWSGGKSTIINYLLDNEYTPSSLRTGAEPSPAYFNILMHGEEEEVLDGTQLAADWTFSGLQKFGEGMLDRLRGLRLNNKLLEKVNIVEIPGILEIRKQVQRLFPFNDACQWFIDRADIIFLVYDPSKLDVGPETEAILDQLKGREYQTRIILNKADQVKPEELMRVQGALIWNISPLMSSAEPPIMYSTSLWSLPYEAGAPTRLLYAQERAFLRDLRSAIDKRVEHKIASARRFAVRVRNHAKMVDCYLTTYYNHKSFFGNKKDTSDKIIENPQDYHIYEGLSTLTNISRYDLPDPDVYRDFFHLNSLYEFPLLSTTCTYFKGCPINRLDVAIAYDLPELVGKYRKSVEAAIHDNEPSSPPS